In Rutidosis leptorrhynchoides isolate AG116_Rl617_1_P2 chromosome 2, CSIRO_AGI_Rlap_v1, whole genome shotgun sequence, one genomic interval encodes:
- the LOC139891915 gene encoding F-box protein CPR1-like: MSDPQHNSSICALNLLPQDLIEAILPFLPPKSLGRFKSVSKRWYSLISSPEFIKTHIRYCTKNNPSHMILDLGNFIYSIDTKQVNTQHIPATLTAKRLNFQEPLFEILGSCNGLLLAKDIHHNLCFVNPTTKKFLKVQGGFSIDQIYRFGYDSSTDDYKVISISRFGVSASDVYTKFVRVYSLRNNSWNMLPNFSYKHDYHGPGVLLNNNLHWLFSSIHSTVTIASFSLATEEIHEIELPDSVAYVEDMCTQLFALGGKLAAVFCVGLHVLWVMEEYGVPKSWTKRCIINNDRGLCYEFFAQVSNRYILLGNNESNEIVMNNEEDEIYIYDMDERRCTSVRVEGCPDEFVVCGTYAESLESPERFR; this comes from the coding sequence ATGTCTGACCCTCAACATAACTCCTCAATTTGTGCCCTAAATCTCCTCCCACAGGACCTCATTGAAGCAATTCTACCTTTTCTACCCCCAAAATCCCTAGGCCGTTTCAAATCAGTTTCAAAACGATGGTACTCTTTGATTTCCAGTCCCGAATTTATCAAAACCCATATTCGTTACTGCACCAAAAACAACCCTAGCCACATGATTTTAGATCTGGGTAATTTTATCTACTCAATCGATACAAAACAAGTTAACACCCAACACATACCTGCAACCCTAACTGCTAAACGCCTTAATTTCCAGGAACCATTGTTTGAGATACTAGGGTCTTGCAACGGCCTTCTTTTAGCCAAGGACATACATCATAACCTCTGTTTTGTAAATCCAACTACAAAAAAGTTCTTAAAAGTTCAAGGTGGATTTAGTATTGATCAAATTTATAGATTTGGTTATGATTCTTCTACGGATGATTATAAAGTAATCTCCATTTCTCGTTTCGGCGTTTCAGCATCTGATGTTTACACTAAATTTGTACGTGTGTATAGTTTACGTAACAATTCATGGAACATGCTGCCTAATTTCtcttacaaacatgattatcatgGTCCAGGGGTACTCTTAAACAATAATCTTCACTGGTTATTTAGTAGCATACACTCAACAGTGACTATTGCTTCCTTTAGTTTAGCTACTGAAGAAATTCATGAAATCGAGCTTCCCGATTCTGTTGCTTATGTTGAAGATATGTGTACACAACTATTTGCTCTTGGTGGGAAATTAGCTGCTGTTTTTTGTGTGGGATTGCACGTATTGTGGGTGATGGAGGAGTATGGGGTTCCTAAGTCTTGGACAAAACGTtgcattattaataatgatagggGCCTATGTTATGAGTTTTTTGCTCAAGTTAGCAATCGGTATATTTTGTTGGGTAATAATGAGTCGAATGAAATTGTTATGAACAATGAGGAAGATGAAATTTATATATACGATATGGATGAACGAAGATGCACAAGTGTAAGAGTTGAAGGGTGCCCAGATGAATTCGTGGTTTGTGGTACGTATGCTGAAAGCCTTGAATCACCTGAACGTTTCCGTTAG
- the LOC139888855 gene encoding uncharacterized protein, whose amino-acid sequence MTWPRKQLEPMMKPLAYYEEPTLSPNFWPSSQPFSTTPAFPSKITSLLLRRLEAMNHSIVSVPSTETTPMPAVSRRHDEVARPEEYRQDMVNFSDDFFSDLDDYLPVSDTTNVYCNAIFESSKPVHADHSDNNIVPSCISGDASGGSEMEEDEVGGFDFKIVDEIGSVCNISPFELAREMAFDPIHDVEEEPLTISEAMRRMKYERKFSISISLRVPWYTRVFKEKMWTKRDQNAKNRSSNNR is encoded by the coding sequence ATGACATGGCCGAGGAAGCAGCTCGAGCCTATGATGAAGCCGCTTGCTTACTACGAGGAGCCAACACTCAGCCCAAATTTCTGGCCTTCTTCTCAACCGTTTTCTACCACACCTGCATTTCCCTCTAAAATTACTAGCCTTCTTCTTCGCAGGCTTGAGGCCATGAACCATTCTATAGTTTCAGTTCCTTCGACAGAGACTACTCCTATGCCAGCTGTCAGTCGTCGTCATGATGAGGTGGCGCGGCCAGAGGAATATAGACAGGACATGGTCAATTTCTCAGATGACTTTTTTAGTGATCTGGATGACTACCTACCAGTTAGCGATACGACTAATGTTTACTGCAACGCAATCTTTGAGTCATCTAAACCCGTTCATGCGGATCATTCTGATAATAATATTGTACCTTCGTGTATAAGTGGAGATGCAAGTGGTGGAAGTGAAATGGAAGAAGATGAAGTAGGAGGGTTTGATTTCAAGATTGTTGATGAAATCGGATCTGTTTGCAACATTTCACCGTTTGAATTAGCTCGAGAAATGGCGTTTGACCCGATTCATGACGTTGAAGAAGAGCCGTTAACAATAAGTGAAGCTATGAGAAGGATGAAATACGAACGAAAGTTCTCGATCAGCATCTCTTTACGCGTTCCATGGTATACCCGAGTGTTTAAAGAGAAAATGTGGACCAAGAGAGACCAAAATGCAAAGAACAGATCCTCAAACAACCGTTGA